The window ACTCGCCGGGTGACCGCTCGATGTCGTTCCAGCGCAACGCGTACCGCAGGTGCCGGACACCGGCCCCGCGGACGGCCTCGAGATCGGCGGCCCAGTGGTCGAGATGACCGGTCAGCTCGGCGGAGTCGACGCCGTACCGCGGGACGAAGGTGGTCTCGAACCCGGCCAGCGGATGGAGCCCCACGCCGGGAAGTCCGTCCGCACGCGGGAATTCGGGAAAGCGCACGCGTACCTCGATCGCCGGGGATCCGGCACCGGCCGGACCCTGTCGATGTGTCCGCGGTCAGGTGGTCCCGACCGTGGGCAGTCGCCAGTGTTTTCGGCTCGACCCGGGTTCTACCCCGTCGACGGCGCTCTCACGCACCCGCCACCCGTCCGGTCGTCCCGGCGGCCGGGTTCAGGCGCGCATCCGGCCGACGATGCCGGTGTCGTAGGAACCGGACACGAACTCAGGATGTTCCAGCAGCTCGGCGTGGAAGGCGAGATTGTTCTTCGGTCCGGCCACGGTGAACGCGGCGACCGCGGCGCGGGCGCGCTCGAGCACGGTCGCCCGGTCGGGGCCGTGCACGATCAGCTTGGCCAGCAGCGAGTCGTAGTGCGGGGTGACGGTGTTGCCGGTCACGTAGCCCGCGTCGACGCGGATCCCCTCACCGGTGGGCTCGACCCACGCCGAGATGACGCCGGGTCCGGGCAGGAACCGGCGCGGGTCCTCGGCGTTGATCCGGAGCTCCAGCGCATGACCGGACGGCACCGCGGAGGTCTCGTCGAACCCGACGTCCTCGCCGGCGGCGATCCGGAACTGGGCCCGGACGAGATCGACGCCCAGCACCGCCTCGGTGATCGGGTGCTCCACCTGCAGCCGCGTGTTCATCTCCAGGAAGTGGAAGCTCGCCTGCGGCCCGTGACCGGCCAGCAGGAACTCCACCGTTCCGGCGCCCCGGTAGTCGACCGCCCGGCCGGCGTCGCGGGCGGCCGCGAGCAGCGCGTGGCGGACCGGGTCGTCCGGACCCGCGAACGCCGGTGACGGCGTCTCCTCCGCGAGCTTCTGGTGGCGTCGCTGGACGGAGCAGTCCCGCTCCCCCAGTGCCAGCACCCGGCCGTCGGGCAACCCGAGGATCTGCACC is drawn from Nakamurella deserti and contains these coding sequences:
- a CDS encoding acetyl-CoA carboxylase biotin carboxylase subunit produces the protein MFASVLVANRGEIARRVIRTAAAMGIRSIAVYSEADADLPFVAEADEAVLLGPAAPAASYRDADAVLAAARSTGAAAVHPGYGFLSEDAGFARAVLDAGLVWVGPPPAAIAAMGDKIAARALMSAAGVPVVPGSAAAVSSVADAAAVAEAVGYPVIVKAAAGGGGMGMAVVDGPEGLPGAVDRVSGVAARLFGDPAVFVERWFARSRHVEVQILGLPDGRVLALGERDCSVQRRHQKLAEETPSPAFAGPDDPVRHALLAAARDAGRAVDYRGAGTVEFLLAGHGPQASFHFLEMNTRLQVEHPITEAVLGVDLVRAQFRIAAGEDVGFDETSAVPSGHALELRINAEDPRRFLPGPGVISAWVEPTGEGIRVDAGYVTGNTVTPHYDSLLAKLIVHGPDRATVLERARAAVAAFTVAGPKNNLAFHAELLEHPEFVSGSYDTGIVGRMRA